A region of Nocardioides sp. JS614 DNA encodes the following proteins:
- a CDS encoding GntR family transcriptional regulator, with protein MRTRNTLASRIAEDLRGDLSAGTYGPGSRLPTEAQLSENFGVSRPTVRAALRELEALGLVQTQHGVGTFVVEQPAVRAGLEGMDSITDSIRATGKVPGMVYATRLLRPVLPEEAAFMGVSGDTEVLELRRKLLADGEVVAYSYDLLPATLLPDGFDIQTLEGSLFAFLRGVLRIEPDHGVAEVHAVHSDHVGWGDEAKAHDLFVLLNQLHYAGDDRLILYSRTYFIEGRYSFTIFRNHR; from the coding sequence ATGAGGACCCGCAACACACTGGCGTCTCGCATCGCCGAGGACCTCCGCGGCGACCTGTCCGCGGGGACCTACGGCCCTGGTTCGAGACTGCCTACCGAGGCCCAGCTCAGCGAGAACTTCGGCGTGTCACGCCCGACCGTCCGCGCCGCGTTGCGCGAGCTCGAGGCGCTGGGGCTGGTGCAGACCCAGCACGGCGTCGGGACGTTCGTGGTCGAGCAGCCGGCGGTCCGCGCCGGGCTGGAGGGAATGGACTCGATCACGGACTCGATCCGCGCCACCGGGAAGGTCCCGGGCATGGTGTACGCGACCCGGCTGCTGCGACCGGTGCTTCCCGAAGAGGCCGCATTCATGGGGGTATCGGGTGATACCGAGGTCCTCGAGCTGCGACGCAAGCTCCTGGCCGACGGCGAGGTGGTCGCGTACTCCTACGACCTCCTCCCCGCAACGCTGCTCCCGGACGGATTCGACATCCAGACGCTGGAGGGGTCCCTGTTCGCATTCCTGCGCGGTGTGCTCCGGATCGAGCCCGACCACGGGGTCGCGGAGGTGCATGCGGTGCACTCCGACCACGTGGGGTGGGGCGATGAGGCGAAGGCCCACGATCTCTTCGTGCTGCTGAACCAGCTGCACTACGCCGGTGACGACCGGTTGATCCTCTACTCGCGCACCTACTTCATCGAGGGCCGCTACTCCTTCACGATCTTCCGCAACCACCGCTGA
- the mtnA gene encoding S-methyl-5-thioribose-1-phosphate isomerase, with product MVLALQWQEDAQTIRLLDQTLLPVEERYLDVDTVDALVAAIQSLAVRGAPALGAVGALGVVVAMRQAEREGWDDERLQVEVDRIRLARPTAVNLAWGVDQVRAAMPSGPETVLKMAKAVVEEDEAANRTLSRLGADWILGRTGRERVRVVTHCNTGALATSAWGTAYGIIHELHDRGALEVVYVDETRPLLQGARLTSWELTRDEIPHLLEVDGAASSTIVRGLVDVAIIGADRITANGDTANKVGSLALALACQRAGIPFVVAAPSSTVDLATAHGDDIAIEERDAAEVLSLGGHPTALPSTRVYNPAFDVTPHDLISAIVTDRGVVEPAARPAPNLLASVAS from the coding sequence ATGGTCCTGGCATTGCAATGGCAGGAGGACGCGCAGACGATCCGGCTGCTCGACCAGACCCTTCTGCCCGTCGAGGAGCGCTACCTGGACGTCGACACCGTCGACGCCCTGGTCGCCGCGATCCAGAGCCTGGCGGTCCGGGGAGCGCCTGCGCTCGGGGCCGTGGGTGCGCTCGGTGTGGTCGTCGCCATGCGGCAGGCCGAGCGCGAGGGCTGGGATGACGAGCGGCTGCAGGTCGAGGTCGACCGGATCCGACTGGCACGTCCGACGGCCGTGAACCTCGCCTGGGGCGTGGACCAGGTCCGCGCCGCGATGCCGTCGGGGCCGGAGACGGTGCTGAAGATGGCCAAGGCCGTCGTGGAGGAGGACGAGGCGGCCAACCGGACCCTCTCCCGGCTCGGTGCCGACTGGATCCTGGGTCGCACCGGCAGGGAACGCGTGCGCGTCGTCACGCACTGCAACACCGGCGCGCTGGCCACCTCGGCCTGGGGGACCGCCTACGGGATCATCCACGAGCTCCACGACCGTGGCGCCTTGGAGGTCGTGTACGTCGACGAGACCCGCCCGCTGCTCCAAGGTGCCCGGCTGACCAGCTGGGAGCTGACGCGGGACGAGATCCCGCATCTGCTCGAGGTGGACGGCGCGGCGTCGAGCACGATCGTGCGCGGCCTCGTGGACGTCGCGATCATCGGCGCGGACCGGATCACCGCCAACGGCGACACTGCGAACAAGGTCGGCTCGCTGGCCCTGGCCCTGGCCTGCCAACGAGCCGGGATCCCGTTCGTGGTCGCGGCGCCGAGCTCCACTGTCGACCTGGCGACGGCCCATGGCGACGACATCGCGATCGAGGAGCGGGACGCCGCGGAGGTGCTCAGTCTCGGGGGCCACCCGACGGCGTTGCCGTCGACCCGGGTCTACAACCCCGCCTTCGACGTGACTCCGCACGACCTGATCAGCGCGATCGTGACGGACCGGGGGGTGGTCGAGCCGGCCGCCCGTCCCGCCCCGAACCTGCTCGCATCGGTGGCGAGCTGA
- a CDS encoding substrate-binding domain-containing protein, producing the protein MRMNKLIVAGVAAVSALSLAACSQGSGATTAEPKAQDSASVQAASGDAPAPFDQAGVRVAIVQNSGQGDYFQQYLNGTKQQAAALGIDLSVYDAQGDNATQATQLDQAISSGVQGIIVRHGFPDTLCPGVNKAIDQGIKVVIYDVEIQKCAPQAVQTQQSDNKMASLVLDKMAEDIGTGKPVGYVNVAGIAPLDRRDLVWQDYLATNDWTQKFKTGKFTNSTATDTAPMVDSVLKSNPDVVAVYAPYDELTKATLSALKQNPSLQGKVKVYGADISTADIELMTNPDSPWVATGATDPNAIGAAVVRTLALHMAGELDGLNVEFPPILVTQDFLRSEGIKNMDDLRAAEPALNIADVSSADWIPAVTF; encoded by the coding sequence ATGAGGATGAACAAACTCATCGTGGCCGGTGTCGCCGCGGTGTCTGCCTTGAGCCTCGCTGCCTGTAGCCAGGGAAGCGGCGCCACCACTGCGGAGCCGAAGGCCCAGGACTCCGCCTCCGTGCAGGCGGCGAGCGGGGACGCACCTGCGCCGTTCGACCAGGCCGGGGTCCGCGTGGCCATCGTGCAGAACAGCGGCCAGGGTGACTACTTCCAGCAGTACCTGAACGGCACGAAGCAGCAGGCGGCAGCGCTCGGGATCGACCTGAGCGTGTACGACGCCCAGGGCGACAACGCCACGCAGGCGACCCAGCTCGATCAGGCCATCTCATCCGGCGTGCAGGGCATCATCGTGCGCCACGGCTTCCCCGACACGCTCTGCCCGGGCGTCAACAAGGCGATCGACCAGGGCATCAAGGTCGTCATCTACGACGTCGAGATCCAGAAGTGCGCGCCGCAGGCCGTGCAGACCCAGCAGTCCGACAACAAGATGGCGAGCCTCGTGCTGGACAAGATGGCCGAGGACATCGGCACCGGCAAGCCGGTCGGCTACGTCAACGTCGCCGGTATCGCGCCGCTGGACCGCCGGGACCTCGTGTGGCAGGACTACCTGGCCACGAACGACTGGACCCAGAAGTTCAAGACCGGCAAGTTCACGAACTCCACGGCCACGGACACCGCGCCGATGGTGGACAGCGTCTTGAAGTCCAACCCGGACGTGGTCGCCGTCTACGCGCCGTACGACGAGCTCACCAAGGCGACCCTCTCCGCGCTGAAGCAGAATCCGAGCCTGCAGGGCAAGGTCAAGGTCTACGGCGCCGACATCTCCACGGCCGACATCGAGCTCATGACCAACCCGGACAGCCCGTGGGTGGCGACCGGCGCGACGGACCCCAACGCCATCGGTGCTGCGGTGGTCCGCACGCTCGCACTCCACATGGCCGGCGAGCTGGACGGGCTCAACGTCGAGTTCCCGCCGATCCTGGTCACGCAGGACTTCCTGCGGTCGGAGGGGATCAAGAACATGGATGATCTGCGTGCAGCGGAGCCGGCGCTGAACATCGCCGACGTGTCGTCCGCCGACTGGATCCCGGCCGTCACGTTCTGA
- a CDS encoding sugar ABC transporter ATP-binding protein, whose protein sequence is MLSNPSPDEPLPALRLHDIAMSFGTNAVLKGVTMALYPGTVTALLGANGAGKSTLIKILAGVYSGNGGTIEVAGEPVVLDSPLAAAQHGIQTVHQHIGASIIPGLSVAENLVFEEIVQGQIPAVRSHAKLLPRAREIAATLDLGWSDATLRSDVFELGIADGQLLLLARALVHRPKVLILDEPTSTLSQAEADRLFDVIKRLCREGVAILYVSHHLDEIRSLADQLVVLRDGRIHDVQRQPFDMAQAIRSMLGKQVALDAETLVERRGTAAALELRGVQLLRRSRQFDLDIRYGEVTGVVGLIGAGKSELARGIFGADKFRAGTVRFDAKAYRPRQPADAVGQGIYLVPEDRASEAILPGWSIAWTTTLPFVARLSRAGILNLPRERSSARSVIDAFGVVSTGADQPVDALSGGNQQKVVVGRWLNQSPRVILLDEPFRGVDIGARRDICRKAREASEGGSCVVVFSSDVDEIREVADRIIVLVEGDVRLDSYTSEVDSEAIVKSMSEVA, encoded by the coding sequence ATGCTCAGCAACCCTTCACCCGACGAGCCGCTGCCAGCCCTGAGACTGCACGACATCGCCATGTCGTTCGGGACCAACGCCGTGCTCAAGGGCGTCACCATGGCGCTGTACCCGGGAACGGTCACCGCGCTCCTGGGCGCCAACGGGGCCGGGAAGTCGACACTCATCAAGATCCTCGCCGGCGTCTACAGCGGCAACGGTGGAACGATCGAGGTCGCGGGCGAGCCGGTCGTCTTGGACTCGCCGCTCGCAGCCGCCCAGCACGGCATCCAGACCGTGCACCAGCACATCGGGGCAAGCATCATTCCCGGCCTCAGCGTGGCGGAGAACCTGGTCTTCGAGGAGATCGTCCAGGGCCAGATCCCCGCGGTCAGGTCGCACGCGAAACTGCTCCCCAGGGCGCGCGAGATCGCTGCGACCCTCGACCTCGGATGGTCCGACGCGACCCTGCGCAGCGACGTCTTCGAGCTCGGCATCGCCGACGGGCAGCTGTTGCTGCTGGCGCGGGCGCTGGTCCATCGGCCCAAGGTCTTGATCCTCGACGAGCCGACGTCGACGTTGTCGCAGGCTGAGGCGGACCGTCTCTTCGACGTCATCAAGCGTCTGTGCCGGGAGGGCGTCGCCATCCTCTACGTCTCCCACCACCTCGACGAGATCCGGTCCCTCGCCGACCAGCTGGTCGTGCTGCGGGACGGTCGCATCCACGACGTGCAGCGCCAGCCGTTCGACATGGCTCAGGCGATCCGCTCCATGCTGGGCAAGCAGGTCGCCCTGGATGCCGAGACCCTCGTCGAGAGGCGCGGCACGGCCGCGGCCCTCGAGCTTCGCGGCGTCCAGCTGTTGCGCCGCTCCCGACAGTTCGATCTCGACATCCGTTACGGCGAGGTGACCGGCGTCGTCGGTCTCATCGGCGCAGGAAAGTCCGAGCTCGCCCGCGGGATCTTCGGAGCCGACAAGTTCCGAGCGGGCACGGTCAGGTTCGACGCGAAGGCCTACCGTCCACGCCAGCCAGCAGACGCCGTCGGCCAGGGCATCTACCTGGTGCCCGAGGATCGTGCGTCCGAGGCGATCCTGCCGGGCTGGTCGATCGCATGGACCACGACGCTTCCCTTCGTCGCGAGGCTGTCCCGGGCCGGGATCTTGAACCTGCCACGGGAGCGATCCTCCGCGCGCTCGGTCATCGACGCCTTCGGTGTCGTGTCCACGGGCGCCGACCAGCCGGTCGACGCCCTCTCCGGCGGGAACCAGCAGAAGGTCGTGGTCGGGCGCTGGCTGAACCAGTCGCCCCGCGTCATCCTCCTCGACGAGCCTTTCCGAGGAGTCGACATCGGCGCCCGGCGCGACATCTGCCGGAAGGCGCGGGAGGCCTCCGAAGGGGGCTCCTGCGTGGTCGTCTTCTCCAGCGACGTCGACGAGATCCGCGAGGTCGCCGACCGGATCATCGTGCTCGTGGAGGGCGACGTCCGCCTGGATTCCTATACCTCGGAAGTTGACAGTGAGGCCATCGTGAAGAGCATGTCGGAGGTGGCATGA
- a CDS encoding ABC transporter permease: MSTGTRVRDAVVKYGFIAVTVGLFAYFALSEPSFRTSGALFSMLKFASVTAILGLGMTFVMAVGGMDLSIGSTAGLSVQMAAMTMVFYNLNGGAAVVVVLLAGVAVGLLNAVLIVLCKIPDLLATLGVMFVIQGSKLIPVDGQSVASGMVLPDGTPAPGKFTESFLRIDGGTLGPVPYPVIMMLVLTTVSWFILARTKWGRIFYAIGANPEASRLAGVRVGLYRGLAYVLCSVFASIGGLILVSRIGQGDVNAGASSLLEAVAVALVGTSVLGMGKPNAWGTLLGALLIGIVLTGLTMKGFQYYYQDTAKGLVLIVALLFSFTISRRKVRYTPAT, from the coding sequence TTGAGTACCGGCACCCGCGTACGTGACGCCGTGGTCAAGTACGGCTTCATCGCCGTGACCGTCGGGCTGTTCGCCTACTTCGCGCTGTCCGAACCGTCGTTCCGGACGTCGGGCGCCCTCTTCTCGATGCTGAAGTTCGCGTCGGTCACCGCGATCCTCGGACTCGGGATGACGTTCGTGATGGCGGTCGGCGGGATGGATCTGTCCATCGGCTCGACCGCCGGCCTGTCGGTGCAGATGGCCGCCATGACGATGGTGTTCTACAACCTCAACGGGGGCGCAGCGGTCGTCGTGGTGCTGCTCGCCGGGGTCGCGGTCGGCCTGCTCAACGCGGTGCTGATCGTCCTCTGCAAGATCCCGGACCTCCTCGCAACCCTCGGCGTGATGTTCGTGATCCAGGGGAGCAAGCTGATCCCGGTCGACGGACAGTCGGTGGCCTCCGGGATGGTGCTCCCCGACGGCACACCGGCGCCGGGCAAGTTCACGGAGTCGTTCCTGCGGATCGACGGGGGCACACTCGGCCCGGTGCCGTACCCGGTGATCATGATGCTGGTACTGACGACCGTCTCGTGGTTCATCCTGGCGCGCACCAAGTGGGGCCGCATCTTCTACGCGATCGGCGCCAACCCCGAGGCCTCACGACTGGCCGGTGTCCGGGTCGGGCTGTACCGCGGTCTCGCCTACGTGCTGTGCAGCGTCTTCGCTTCGATCGGCGGGCTGATCCTCGTCTCGCGCATCGGCCAGGGCGACGTGAACGCCGGCGCGTCTTCGCTGCTGGAGGCGGTCGCGGTGGCCCTGGTCGGGACTTCGGTGCTCGGCATGGGCAAGCCCAACGCCTGGGGAACCCTCCTCGGTGCGCTGCTCATCGGCATCGTGCTGACCGGCCTGACCATGAAGGGCTTCCAGTACTACTACCAGGACACCGCGAAGGGCCTCGTCCTGATCGTCGCCCTGTTGTTCTCGTTCACGATCTCGCGACGCAAGGTGCGCTACACCCCGGCCACCTAG